A genomic stretch from Arthrobacter sp. KBS0702 includes:
- a CDS encoding RidA family protein, whose amino-acid sequence MSTPEAAAPGAGLGATNSPVNGAESAVATDENAVGTGASSAVEQRLAELGLALPAVAAPVAAYVPAVISGNHVYTSGQLPFIDGKLEATGKVSSGTEGTSDEPTVSPEAAKRYAEVCAVNALAAVKSVIGDLDRITRIVKVVGFVSSDPSFTGQPGVINGASELLGKVLGDAGQHARSAVGVAVLPLDSPVEVELIAEFA is encoded by the coding sequence ATGAGCACCCCTGAAGCGGCCGCTCCGGGCGCCGGCCTCGGCGCTACAAACAGCCCCGTAAACGGTGCCGAAAGCGCCGTGGCAACCGACGAAAATGCCGTAGGCACCGGCGCGTCGTCCGCCGTCGAACAGCGCCTCGCCGAGCTTGGCCTGGCGCTTCCCGCCGTGGCCGCTCCGGTGGCCGCGTACGTCCCCGCTGTCATCTCCGGCAACCATGTCTACACCTCGGGCCAGCTGCCGTTCATCGACGGCAAGCTCGAAGCCACCGGCAAAGTCTCCTCCGGAACCGAAGGCACCTCGGACGAGCCGACCGTGTCCCCGGAAGCCGCCAAGCGCTACGCCGAGGTCTGCGCCGTTAACGCGCTGGCGGCGGTCAAAAGCGTGATCGGCGACCTGGACCGCATCACGCGGATCGTCAAGGTCGTCGGCTTCGTCTCCTCCGACCCTTCGTTCACCGGCCAGCCCGGTGTCATCAACGGCGCGTCCGAACTCCTGGGCAAGGTCCTTGGCGACGCCGGCCAGCACGCACGTTCCGCCGTCGGCGTTGCCGTTCTGCCGCTCGACTCTCCGGTCGAGGTAGAACTGATCGCCGAATTCGCCTAG
- a CDS encoding DUF4177 domain-containing protein, with the protein MTKWEYATIPLIIHATKQILDQWGDDGWELVQVVPGPDGNGLVAYLKREKQ; encoded by the coding sequence ATGACCAAATGGGAGTACGCCACGATTCCGCTCATTATCCACGCTACCAAGCAGATCCTGGATCAGTGGGGCGACGACGGCTGGGAGCTTGTCCAGGTTGTTCCGGGCCCCGATGGAAACGGCCTGGTTGCCTACTTGAAGCGGGAGAAGCAGTAG
- a CDS encoding transglycosylase domain-containing protein encodes MATGKNPLFDTATTLGKIILFLGVSAICGVLVAGLLVPAAALSGNSASGSIKFFETLPAELQVDPPSQSTTILAADGSVIASLFSENRTRVSLDKMSPYIKDAIVAIEDSRFYEHGGVDTTGILRALVSTARGNKQGASTITQQYVNNVINSSLESEGKGDQVLLNGVNKGVGDKLREMKLAIALEKKFTKEQILEGYLNIVFFNRDAYGIEAASKFFFSTTAKDLTLPQAALLAGVVNSPSFYDPITNPDNAKARRNLVLKAMLTQGKIKQAEYDAAVATPVQTKVTQAKQGCAYAATAPYFCDYVLHLLLNNPAYGADADARNRKIFRGGLTIKTTLDPNAQAVAQAQVDASAGANPDKWGAALVSVQPGTGKIINMAQNTVWFPAPGKFNTELNFNVDKLDEKGNDINGLGGAQPGSTMKPFTFAEWLTEGKSMNQVLNGAVRKYPLNFKWRNSCGVTTGAYNTAEKDLGAADDLQNAEEDWYRPLTVLEGLYNSINTITFASAAQLDFCGIQKIVDSVGLHSGLPAVDKDGKVTDPNPKINMFTTSNLLGATQTSPLSMASAFATFANDGKYCEPIAITSVTDQNGAKLPAQATNCRDAIKPEVARGVNYALQEVLNRGSGALIKPRISTRTNFPIAAKTGTSNNNESTWVVGHTRGLATASWFGDPLGDQRRPGQNITINGQFYKGIDGYMIAGPQFSNFMAQVAPAWGTDPFPAPPSNMVTGPVTAPAPVPVPRTTTAPTQAPAPTDSPAPSAPPTNPPGQKK; translated from the coding sequence ATGGCGACTGGTAAGAACCCTTTATTCGACACGGCCACCACCCTCGGAAAGATCATTCTTTTCCTGGGCGTGAGCGCCATTTGTGGTGTGCTCGTGGCCGGACTGCTGGTCCCCGCGGCCGCCCTGTCCGGCAACAGCGCCAGCGGGTCGATTAAATTCTTTGAGACCCTGCCGGCGGAGTTGCAGGTCGATCCGCCGAGCCAGTCCACCACCATCCTGGCTGCCGACGGCAGCGTGATCGCGAGCCTCTTCTCGGAAAACCGGACCCGGGTGTCGCTGGATAAGATGTCGCCGTACATCAAAGACGCGATCGTCGCCATTGAGGACAGCCGCTTCTACGAGCACGGCGGCGTGGACACCACCGGCATCCTGCGCGCCCTCGTCAGCACCGCCCGCGGCAACAAGCAGGGCGCGTCGACCATCACGCAGCAGTACGTCAACAACGTCATCAACTCCTCGCTGGAGTCCGAGGGCAAGGGCGACCAGGTCCTCCTCAACGGCGTCAACAAGGGCGTCGGGGACAAGCTCCGCGAGATGAAGCTCGCCATCGCACTGGAGAAGAAGTTCACCAAGGAGCAGATCCTTGAGGGCTATCTGAACATTGTCTTCTTCAACCGCGACGCCTACGGCATCGAGGCCGCTTCGAAGTTCTTCTTCAGCACCACCGCCAAGGACCTCACCCTGCCGCAGGCCGCATTGCTGGCCGGCGTGGTCAACAGCCCGTCCTTCTATGACCCGATCACCAACCCGGATAACGCCAAGGCGCGCCGGAACCTGGTGCTCAAGGCAATGCTGACCCAGGGCAAGATCAAGCAGGCGGAGTATGACGCCGCCGTGGCCACCCCGGTGCAGACCAAGGTCACCCAGGCCAAGCAGGGCTGCGCGTACGCCGCCACGGCGCCGTACTTCTGTGACTATGTGCTGCACCTGCTGCTGAACAACCCGGCCTACGGGGCCGACGCCGACGCCCGCAACCGGAAGATCTTCCGCGGCGGCCTGACCATCAAGACCACGCTGGACCCGAATGCCCAGGCCGTCGCCCAGGCGCAGGTGGATGCTTCGGCCGGAGCGAACCCGGACAAATGGGGCGCCGCCCTGGTCTCGGTCCAGCCGGGCACCGGCAAGATCATCAACATGGCTCAAAACACCGTGTGGTTCCCCGCCCCGGGAAAGTTCAACACGGAGCTGAACTTCAACGTCGACAAACTCGATGAGAAGGGCAACGACATCAACGGCCTCGGCGGCGCCCAGCCGGGCTCCACGATGAAACCGTTCACCTTCGCCGAGTGGCTGACCGAGGGCAAGTCGATGAACCAGGTGCTCAACGGGGCCGTGCGGAAGTACCCGCTGAACTTCAAGTGGCGGAACTCCTGCGGCGTGACCACCGGCGCCTACAACACCGCAGAAAAGGACCTCGGTGCGGCGGACGACCTCCAGAACGCCGAGGAAGACTGGTACAGGCCGCTGACCGTCCTCGAGGGTCTCTACAACTCGATCAACACGATCACCTTCGCCTCTGCCGCCCAGCTGGACTTCTGCGGCATCCAGAAGATCGTTGACTCCGTCGGCCTGCACTCCGGCCTTCCCGCGGTGGACAAGGACGGCAAAGTCACCGATCCGAACCCGAAGATCAACATGTTCACGACGTCCAACCTGCTGGGTGCGACGCAGACCTCCCCCCTGTCCATGGCCAGCGCGTTCGCGACCTTCGCCAACGACGGGAAGTACTGCGAGCCGATCGCCATCACCTCGGTCACGGACCAGAACGGCGCGAAGCTGCCAGCGCAGGCCACCAACTGCCGGGACGCCATCAAGCCAGAGGTCGCCCGGGGCGTCAACTACGCGCTGCAGGAAGTCCTGAACCGGGGTTCCGGCGCCCTGATCAAGCCGAGGATCTCGACCCGCACCAACTTCCCGATCGCCGCGAAGACCGGTACCTCGAATAACAACGAGTCCACCTGGGTGGTCGGCCACACCCGGGGTCTGGCGACGGCCTCCTGGTTCGGCGATCCGCTGGGCGACCAGCGCCGTCCGGGCCAGAACATCACCATCAACGGACAGTTCTACAAGGGCATTGACGGTTACATGATCGCCGGTCCGCAGTTCTCGAACTTCATGGCCCAGGTGGCCCCGGCCTGGGGCACGGACCCGTTCCCGGCCCCGCCGTCGAACATGGTCACGGGTCCGGTCACCGCCCCGGCTCCTGTCCCTGTCCCGAGGACGACGACGGCGCCGACCCAGGCACCGGCGCCCACCGACAGCCCTGCGCCGTCGGCCCCGCCGACCAATCCGCCGGGCCAGAAGAAGTAA
- a CDS encoding metallophosphoesterase has product MAPANTLASRARSIGRGFAVTAAVGAAAGTAAAGYGLWEKNQFVLREESLPILPPGFGPLRVLHLSDIHFVPGQRRKAAWLASLAGLEPDLVVNTGDNLSHPKAVEPVLEALRPLMAFPGVFVPGSNDYYAPGFKNPAAYFRGPSGRPKKPVELDWPRLRAGFGMGGWVDLTNRCQSLVIKGLRVDFSGVDDPHLRLERYAGWPRGTRGQDAKPHLRVAVAHAPYQRVLDHFTEDAADLLLAGHTHGGQICVPGYGALVSNCDLPTWRAKGLHDWESKGRTTPVNVSGGIGSSRFAPVRIACKPEAVLLTLTARS; this is encoded by the coding sequence ATGGCCCCCGCCAACACACTGGCTAGCCGCGCCCGAAGCATCGGGCGCGGCTTTGCCGTAACCGCCGCCGTCGGAGCAGCCGCAGGGACCGCCGCGGCCGGCTACGGGCTGTGGGAGAAGAACCAATTCGTCCTCAGGGAGGAAAGTCTCCCGATCCTGCCGCCCGGCTTCGGGCCATTGCGCGTGCTGCACCTGAGCGACATCCACTTCGTGCCGGGCCAGCGCCGCAAGGCCGCTTGGCTCGCGTCCCTCGCCGGACTCGAACCGGATCTGGTGGTCAACACCGGGGACAACCTCAGCCACCCCAAGGCCGTGGAACCTGTCCTCGAAGCCCTACGGCCGCTGATGGCTTTCCCGGGCGTCTTCGTTCCCGGCTCCAACGACTACTATGCCCCCGGTTTCAAGAACCCTGCAGCCTACTTCCGGGGCCCCTCGGGGCGTCCGAAGAAGCCGGTAGAGCTGGACTGGCCAAGGCTGCGGGCGGGTTTCGGAATGGGCGGCTGGGTGGATCTCACGAACCGCTGCCAGTCGCTGGTGATCAAGGGCCTGCGCGTCGACTTCTCCGGAGTGGACGATCCGCACCTGCGCCTCGAACGCTACGCCGGCTGGCCCCGCGGCACCAGGGGCCAGGATGCCAAGCCCCATCTCCGGGTCGCCGTCGCGCACGCCCCCTACCAGCGCGTGCTGGACCACTTCACCGAGGACGCCGCAGACCTGCTCCTGGCCGGACACACCCACGGCGGGCAGATCTGCGTCCCCGGCTACGGGGCGCTGGTGTCCAACTGCGATCTGCCCACTTGGCGTGCCAAGGGCCTGCACGACTGGGAAAGCAAGGGTCGGACGACGCCGGTGAACGTCTCCGGCGGCATCGGCAGCTCGCGCTTCGCTCCGGTTCGGATCGCCTGCAAGCCCGAGGCCGTACTGCTCACCCTGACCGCCCGGAGCTGA
- a CDS encoding ABC transporter ATP-binding protein, translated as MAKQTPFFTSISRLYPHVRPIMPRLVMGLVSALMASIVALAIPQVLRVLINDWLRPGGSSQAVWIASGVILVLGIAEAGLVALRRQFVINPATTVETRMRVSLYDHLQDLTVSFHDRWGSGQLLSRAMTDLNFLRRWMAFGAIMLVVTTLTVVIGVVVMFAMSWQLALIFLAAAVPIMIYGFRFRTRFSKVARRSQDQAGDLATTVEESVHGIRVLKAFGRSREALENFNEQAEELRQTEIVKAKHLAAFSLVVTLLPELALGAGLVVGIMLAAGGELSIGSLVAFFATAAVIATPVEFCGMLLAMALTAKTAVDRHFEVMDSVNTITSPPQPRRPAELKGALAFRHATFAFEDAPDKPILKDICLDIRPGETMALVGITGSGKSALLQLVPRLFEATAGSVTIDGVDLRDFSVEELRTVVSVAFEDTTLFSSSVRDNVLLGVRDEESQERREEILAEALDTAQAHFAYSLPEGLDTLIGEEGLSLSGGQRQRIALARAVAARPKVLVLDDPLSALDVNTEELVEARLREVLADTTTLLVAHRPSTVALADRVALLEDGRITAVGTHTELLAENSHYRYVIASLDPEPRDLDSELSALEAEEVSR; from the coding sequence ATGGCCAAGCAGACACCGTTTTTCACATCAATCAGTCGTCTTTATCCGCACGTCAGGCCGATCATGCCGCGGCTTGTCATGGGCCTGGTCTCTGCCTTGATGGCCAGCATTGTCGCCCTGGCCATCCCCCAGGTCCTGCGGGTCCTGATCAACGACTGGCTGAGGCCGGGCGGGAGCAGCCAGGCCGTCTGGATCGCCTCCGGGGTGATCCTCGTCCTGGGTATCGCCGAAGCCGGGCTGGTGGCGCTGCGCCGCCAGTTCGTCATCAACCCGGCCACCACGGTGGAAACCCGGATGCGCGTCTCGCTCTATGACCACCTGCAGGACCTGACCGTGTCCTTCCATGACCGCTGGGGCTCCGGACAACTGCTCTCACGCGCTATGACGGACCTGAACTTCCTCCGGCGCTGGATGGCGTTCGGGGCGATCATGCTTGTGGTCACCACCCTGACGGTAGTGATCGGCGTCGTCGTGATGTTTGCCATGAGCTGGCAGCTGGCGCTGATCTTCCTGGCCGCCGCCGTGCCGATCATGATCTACGGCTTCCGCTTCCGGACCCGCTTCAGCAAGGTGGCCCGCCGCAGCCAGGACCAGGCCGGGGACCTCGCCACCACGGTCGAGGAATCCGTCCACGGCATCCGCGTGCTCAAGGCCTTCGGACGCAGCCGCGAGGCGCTGGAAAACTTCAACGAACAGGCCGAGGAACTGCGCCAGACCGAAATTGTGAAGGCCAAACACCTGGCCGCCTTCAGCCTCGTCGTCACGCTGCTGCCCGAGCTGGCCCTCGGCGCCGGGCTGGTCGTCGGCATCATGCTTGCGGCAGGCGGGGAGCTGAGCATCGGGTCACTCGTGGCGTTCTTCGCCACCGCCGCCGTGATCGCCACGCCGGTGGAGTTCTGCGGAATGCTGCTCGCCATGGCGCTGACCGCCAAGACCGCGGTGGACCGGCATTTTGAGGTGATGGACTCCGTCAACACCATCACCAGCCCGCCGCAGCCGCGCCGGCCCGCGGAGCTCAAAGGCGCCCTGGCCTTCCGCCACGCCACCTTCGCCTTCGAGGACGCCCCGGACAAGCCCATCCTCAAGGACATCTGCCTGGACATCCGGCCCGGCGAGACCATGGCCCTGGTGGGCATCACCGGCAGCGGCAAGAGTGCCCTGCTGCAACTGGTGCCGCGCCTGTTCGAGGCGACGGCGGGCTCGGTCACGATCGATGGCGTGGACCTGCGCGATTTCAGCGTCGAGGAACTGCGCACCGTCGTCTCCGTGGCCTTCGAGGACACCACACTCTTTTCCAGCTCCGTGCGGGACAACGTGCTGCTCGGCGTCCGGGACGAGGAGTCGCAGGAGCGCCGGGAGGAGATCCTGGCGGAGGCGCTGGACACTGCCCAGGCGCATTTCGCGTACTCCCTGCCCGAAGGCCTGGACACGCTGATCGGCGAGGAGGGCCTGAGCCTGTCCGGCGGCCAGCGGCAGCGCATCGCCCTGGCCCGGGCCGTCGCCGCCAGGCCGAAGGTGCTGGTCCTGGACGACCCGCTGTCGGCCCTGGACGTCAACACCGAGGAGCTGGTGGAAGCCCGGCTCCGGGAGGTCCTCGCGGACACCACCACCCTGCTCGTGGCCCACCGGCCCTCCACCGTGGCCCTCGCCGACCGGGTGGCGCTGCTGGAGGACGGCCGGATCACCGCCGTCGGAACCCACACCGAACTCCTCGCGGAAAACAGCCACTACCGCTACGTGATCGCCAGCCTGGACCCGGAACCGCGGGACCTGGACTCCGAACTGTCTGCCCTCGAGGCCGAGGAGGTGTCCCGATGA
- a CDS encoding ABC transporter ATP-binding protein, whose protein sequence is MSTATFGTANEDNAHLSKSDSRAVRRRSLALLGSLIRPVRRRFWLTIAAVVLSQAARVAGPALIAFGIDHALPALRAGDSLPLMLAGAAYLAAAVATAGLTALYVTSTARLSQAMLLDLRVRVFRQTQRLSLEFHEKYTSGRIIARQTSDLEALRELLDSGVSSLASGMLFMIFTAVTVFALDWRSGLLVLAAGVPMYFLARWYQKHSEIAFRESRVVSARLIVHFIETMTGIRAVKAFRKERQNAERYAELSEDYRKVTVRSINLNGILQPGLVLIGNVCVAVVLLTGGFRVLSGELAVGVLLALILSAKRFFQPVDQMAMFYNSFQSAQAALEKVSGLLEEVPTVRPPEHPVALPQAEGRIGFEHVEFRYGDGPVVIPALDLHIPAGQTVALVGQTGAGKSTLAKLIARFYDVSSGSLTLDGVDLRQLTTADLRRNVVMVTQEAFLFSGSVADNIALGRPEASRQEIEDAAKAVGAHGFITALPDGYDTEVNKRGGRVSAGQRQLISFARAFLARPAVLILDEATSSLDIPSERLVQAGLASLLRGVSSGEAGRTALIIAHRLSTVETADRVLVVHDGRVVEDGTPAELIGGGGRFAKLHGAWKDSLV, encoded by the coding sequence ATGAGCACGGCCACCTTCGGCACCGCCAACGAGGACAACGCACACCTGTCCAAGTCCGACAGCCGGGCCGTCCGGCGCCGCTCCCTGGCGCTGCTCGGCTCGCTGATCCGTCCCGTCCGCCGGCGCTTCTGGCTCACCATCGCCGCCGTCGTCCTGTCCCAGGCAGCCCGCGTGGCCGGCCCGGCGCTGATCGCATTCGGGATCGATCACGCGCTGCCGGCCCTGCGCGCCGGCGACAGCCTCCCGCTCATGCTGGCCGGCGCCGCGTACCTCGCCGCGGCCGTCGCGACGGCGGGCCTCACGGCCCTGTATGTGACTTCGACCGCCCGCCTGAGCCAGGCGATGCTGCTGGACCTGCGTGTGCGGGTCTTCCGCCAGACCCAGCGGCTGAGCCTGGAGTTCCACGAGAAATACACCTCGGGCCGAATCATCGCCCGGCAGACGTCGGACCTCGAGGCACTGCGCGAACTGCTCGACTCCGGGGTCAGCTCGCTCGCGTCCGGGATGCTGTTCATGATCTTCACCGCCGTCACGGTGTTCGCACTCGACTGGCGCAGCGGGCTGCTGGTGCTGGCCGCCGGCGTGCCGATGTATTTCCTGGCCCGCTGGTACCAGAAGCACTCCGAGATCGCGTTCCGCGAGTCGCGCGTCGTCTCGGCCAGGCTGATCGTGCACTTCATCGAGACAATGACCGGGATCCGCGCCGTCAAGGCCTTCCGCAAGGAGCGCCAGAACGCCGAGCGGTATGCGGAGCTTTCGGAGGACTACCGCAAGGTCACCGTCCGCTCGATCAACCTCAACGGCATCCTCCAGCCCGGCCTGGTCCTGATCGGGAACGTCTGCGTCGCCGTCGTCCTGCTCACCGGCGGCTTCCGCGTCCTCTCCGGCGAACTCGCCGTGGGCGTGCTGCTGGCACTGATCCTCTCGGCGAAGCGCTTCTTCCAGCCGGTCGACCAGATGGCCATGTTCTACAACTCCTTCCAGAGCGCGCAGGCGGCGCTGGAGAAGGTCTCCGGGCTGTTAGAGGAGGTGCCCACCGTCCGGCCGCCGGAGCACCCCGTGGCCCTGCCGCAGGCGGAGGGCCGCATCGGCTTCGAGCACGTCGAGTTCCGCTACGGCGACGGCCCCGTCGTCATTCCCGCCCTGGACCTGCACATTCCGGCCGGCCAGACGGTCGCCCTCGTGGGCCAGACCGGCGCCGGCAAGTCAACCCTCGCCAAGCTGATCGCCCGCTTCTACGACGTCTCCTCCGGTTCGCTCACGCTCGACGGCGTGGACCTGCGGCAGCTCACGACGGCGGACCTGCGCCGGAACGTCGTGATGGTCACCCAGGAGGCGTTCCTGTTCAGCGGATCCGTGGCGGACAACATCGCCCTGGGCCGGCCTGAGGCCTCCCGCCAGGAGATCGAGGACGCCGCGAAGGCCGTGGGCGCCCACGGCTTCATCACCGCGCTTCCGGACGGCTACGACACCGAAGTCAACAAGCGCGGCGGCCGCGTCTCCGCCGGCCAGCGCCAGTTGATCAGCTTTGCCCGGGCCTTCCTGGCACGGCCTGCGGTGCTGATCCTGGATGAGGCCACGTCCTCGCTGGACATCCCGTCCGAACGGCTGGTCCAGGCCGGCCTGGCGAGCCTGCTCCGGGGCGTGAGCTCCGGCGAGGCCGGCCGCACGGCGTTGATCATCGCGCACCGGCTCTCCACCGTGGAGACCGCCGACCGCGTGCTTGTGGTCCACGACGGCCGCGTGGTCGAGGACGGCACGCCGGCGGAGCTGATCGGCGGGGGCGGCCGCTTCGCCAAGCTGCACGGGGCGTGGAAGGACTCGCTGGTCTGA
- a CDS encoding helix-turn-helix domain-containing protein: protein MGNGFGEKLRAERLERGLTQAELGKDLYSPSYISLLETGRREPTADVIEELARRLELAPKALEAWSQPVSVSDAEYVLAGLYARQAWDLRDYPLAAVHAAAAAQIALEAKNTSAWWNMTYMQAECMIKQGMWADCRAIVQRLLDHPMAAESAGLGVRARQMLAAAAQGQGQLTAAVEQAQEAVRLCSQLPKGSTLIIGALRALIGALAESGRLDEAWKYCQDMNEQMDEQSMSQLAGEVAWVVGNVAFMRHDYAEGIKYHEKAAKLLSPANDIDLWARFNKASAAVRLSSGIVEPETLSSIERAELALSIVGGNKTDHLEVAFIRARWLYLTGDIVGAVQKLREIHAERDVLAKHTAGEVSLLLGKALKAAGESEEALVYLEEAQKEFSAAGASDRVQQAMDAVLEIRLAQRRAAAAAGT, encoded by the coding sequence GTGGGGAACGGATTCGGGGAGAAACTCCGCGCGGAACGGCTGGAACGTGGGCTCACGCAGGCGGAACTGGGGAAGGATCTCTACTCGCCCAGCTACATCTCGCTGCTCGAAACCGGCCGCCGGGAACCAACCGCGGATGTCATCGAGGAGCTCGCCCGGCGGCTTGAGCTGGCCCCCAAGGCCCTCGAAGCGTGGAGCCAGCCGGTTTCCGTCAGCGACGCCGAATACGTACTGGCCGGACTGTACGCCCGCCAGGCCTGGGACCTCCGGGACTACCCGCTGGCCGCGGTGCATGCGGCGGCCGCTGCTCAGATCGCCCTCGAGGCGAAAAACACCAGCGCCTGGTGGAACATGACCTATATGCAGGCTGAATGCATGATCAAGCAGGGCATGTGGGCCGACTGCAGGGCGATCGTGCAGCGCCTGCTGGACCATCCGATGGCCGCCGAATCCGCCGGCCTTGGAGTCCGTGCCCGGCAGATGCTCGCCGCGGCCGCGCAGGGCCAGGGCCAGCTGACGGCAGCGGTGGAGCAAGCCCAGGAAGCCGTGCGGCTCTGCTCCCAGCTGCCCAAGGGCTCGACGCTCATCATCGGTGCGCTGCGCGCGCTAATCGGTGCCCTGGCCGAGAGCGGGCGGCTGGACGAAGCCTGGAAGTACTGCCAGGACATGAACGAGCAGATGGACGAGCAGTCCATGTCACAGCTGGCCGGCGAAGTAGCCTGGGTGGTCGGAAACGTCGCCTTCATGCGGCATGACTACGCCGAGGGCATCAAGTACCACGAGAAGGCCGCCAAGCTGCTCTCCCCCGCGAACGACATTGATCTTTGGGCCCGGTTCAACAAGGCCTCCGCCGCGGTGCGCCTCTCGTCCGGGATCGTCGAACCGGAAACCCTGTCCTCCATCGAGCGCGCCGAACTGGCCCTCTCAATTGTGGGCGGCAACAAGACGGACCACCTGGAGGTTGCCTTTATCCGGGCGCGCTGGCTGTACCTCACGGGCGACATCGTGGGCGCCGTGCAGAAGCTGCGCGAGATCCACGCCGAGCGGGACGTGCTGGCCAAACACACCGCCGGCGAAGTCTCGCTCCTGCTGGGTAAGGCGCTCAAGGCCGCCGGCGAGTCCGAGGAGGCCCTCGTGTACCTGGAGGAAGCGCAGAAGGAGTTCAGCGCGGCCGGCGCCTCGGACCGGGTCCAGCAGGCCATGGATGCCGTGCTGGAAATCCGGCTGGCCCAGCGCCGCGCCGCGGCAGCCGCCGGCACCTGA
- a CDS encoding phosphoribosylaminoimidazolesuccinocarboxamide synthase, with translation MNATESSLPAGGLDTETLDLPGWTHVYSGKVRDLYIPADSSITERFGHECVLVVASDRISAFDHVLASEIPDKGRILTQLSLWWFEQLGVEHHVLASTVDGGVPAAVEGRAMICKKLEMFPVECIARGYLTGSGLAEYKESGTVCSIPLPPGLVDGSRLADAIFTPSAKAEVGEHDENITYEDVVELVGEDIAGRLRELTLEIYTKAEEIARDRGIILADTKVEFGIDTATGVITLGDEVLTPDSSRFWDAATYKPGQAQPSYDKQYVRDWLTSAESGWDKASDTPPPALPADVVARTRSRYVEAFELLTGRTFA, from the coding sequence GTGAACGCGACTGAATCCTCCCTGCCCGCAGGCGGCCTCGACACCGAGACGCTGGACCTGCCCGGCTGGACGCACGTCTACTCCGGAAAGGTCCGCGACCTCTACATTCCGGCCGACTCCTCCATCACGGAGCGCTTCGGCCACGAGTGCGTCCTGGTGGTGGCCAGTGACCGTATCAGCGCTTTCGACCACGTCCTCGCCAGCGAGATCCCGGACAAGGGCCGCATCCTCACCCAGCTGAGCCTGTGGTGGTTCGAGCAGCTCGGTGTGGAGCACCACGTGCTCGCATCAACGGTCGACGGCGGCGTCCCCGCCGCCGTAGAGGGCCGCGCCATGATCTGCAAGAAGCTCGAGATGTTCCCGGTGGAATGCATCGCCCGCGGCTACCTGACGGGGTCCGGGCTGGCGGAATACAAGGAATCCGGCACTGTCTGCAGCATCCCGCTGCCGCCCGGCCTCGTCGACGGGTCCCGGCTCGCCGACGCCATCTTCACCCCCTCCGCCAAGGCCGAGGTGGGGGAGCACGACGAGAACATCACCTACGAGGACGTGGTGGAGCTGGTGGGCGAGGACATCGCAGGCCGGCTCCGCGAACTGACCCTGGAGATCTACACCAAGGCCGAGGAGATCGCCCGGGACCGCGGCATCATCCTGGCTGACACCAAGGTGGAGTTCGGCATCGACACCGCGACGGGCGTCATCACCCTCGGCGACGAGGTCCTGACACCGGACTCCTCGCGTTTCTGGGACGCCGCCACCTACAAGCCGGGGCAGGCGCAACCGTCCTACGACAAGCAGTACGTTCGCGACTGGCTGACGTCCGCGGAGTCCGGCTGGGACAAGGCCTCCGACACGCCGCCGCCGGCGCTGCCTGCCGACGTCGTCGCCCGCACCCGCAGCCGCTACGTCGAGGCCTTCGAGTTGCTCACCGGGCGTACGTTCGCCTGA